In the genome of Pirellulales bacterium, one region contains:
- a CDS encoding ABC transporter ATP-binding protein — protein MATIEISRLAKSYRVYQKQEGLLASLGGLFRRQYRTVEAVRGIDLTVEQGELVAFLGPNGAGKTTTLKLLSGVITPTSGTASVMGHVPWKRENAYRRRFALVMGQKNQLWWDLPAQESFRLHQQIYRIEPVRFDHTLNELVELLEVGGLLRQPVRELSLGERMKMELIAALLHSPDVLFLDEPTIGLDVIAQHNIQTFLRHYQQHRRITILLTSHYMKDVAALCQRVVIIAHGRIMYDGSLSGIVDRFSGHKVISLQFPADAEPPADLHRYGEMLEEHFPRIKFRISRREVSDVLTDLLARYTVEDVSVEDPPLEEVIAELFSLAGEQAASEQPATGAL, from the coding sequence ATGGCCACTATCGAGATCAGCCGACTCGCCAAGTCGTATCGCGTCTATCAGAAGCAGGAAGGGCTGCTCGCCTCGCTGGGCGGGCTTTTCCGCCGGCAGTATCGCACGGTCGAGGCGGTGCGCGGCATCGACCTGACCGTGGAACAGGGCGAGCTCGTCGCCTTTCTCGGCCCCAACGGCGCCGGCAAGACGACCACCCTCAAGCTGCTTTCCGGCGTCATCACGCCCACCAGCGGCACGGCCAGCGTCATGGGCCATGTGCCCTGGAAACGCGAAAACGCCTATCGCCGCCGCTTCGCCTTGGTGATGGGGCAAAAAAACCAGCTTTGGTGGGACCTGCCCGCCCAGGAGTCGTTCCGGCTGCACCAACAAATCTATCGCATCGAGCCGGTGCGCTTCGACCACACACTCAACGAGCTGGTCGAGTTGTTGGAAGTGGGCGGCCTGCTGCGGCAACCGGTGCGCGAACTTTCTCTGGGCGAGCGGATGAAGATGGAACTCATCGCCGCCTTGCTCCATTCGCCCGACGTGCTGTTTCTCGACGAGCCGACGATCGGCCTCGACGTGATCGCCCAGCACAACATCCAGACCTTTTTGCGGCACTATCAGCAGCATCGCCGCATCACCATTCTGCTCACCAGCCACTACATGAAAGACGTGGCCGCGCTCTGCCAACGCGTGGTGATCATCGCGCACGGGCGGATCATGTACGACGGCTCTCTGTCGGGCATCGTCGACCGCTTCAGCGGCCACAAGGTGATCAGCTTGCAGTTTCCGGCCGACGCCGAGCCGCCCGCCGATTTGCACCGCTACGGCGAGATGCTGGAAGAACACTTTCCGCGGATCAAGTTTCGCATTTCGCGGCGCGAGGTGTCCGACGTGCTCACCGATCTGCTGGCCCGCTATACGGTGGAGGACGTGAGCGTGGAAGATCCGCCGCTGGAAGAAGTCATCGCCGAGCTATTTTCGCTGGCCGGCGAACAGGCGGCTTCGGAGCAACCCGCCACGGGCGCGTTGTGA